The Hordeum vulgare subsp. vulgare chromosome 7H, MorexV3_pseudomolecules_assembly, whole genome shotgun sequence DNA window GCCAGTGCGGCAGCTGCTGGGCGTTCTCGGCGGTCGGCGCGGTGGAAGGCATCAACAAGATCGTCACGGGCGACCTGGTGACGCTGTCGGAGCAGGAGCTGGTGGAGTGCGCAAGGAACGGGCAGAACAGCGGGTGCAACGGCGGGATGATGGAGGACGCGTTCGACTTCATCGCCCGGAACGGCGGCATCGACACGGAGGCGGACTACCCCTACACCGCCAAGGACGGCAGGTGCGACCTCGCCAAGAGGAGCCGCACTGTGGTGTCCATCGACGGCTTCGAGTCGGTGCCGGAGAACGACGAGCTGTCGCTGAAGAaagcagtggcgcaccagcccgtgAGCGTGGGCATCGAGGCCGGCGGCCCCGAGTTCCAGCTGTACGAGTCCGGGGTGTTCATCGGCAGGTGCGGCACGGAGCTGGaccacggcgtggtggcggtggggtACGGCACCGACAATGGCAGGGACTACTGGAGCGTGCGCAACTCATGGGGGGCAGGCTGGGGCGAGGGCGGCTACATCCGGATGGAGCGCAACGTCACCGCGCGCACCGGCAAGTGCGGCATCGCCATGATGGCGTCCTACCCCGTCAAGAACGGGCCTAACCCGTCGCCCAAGCCAAACCCGCCGAAGCCGAAACCGGTGGCCTGCGACCGCCACAGCAAGTGTCCGGCGGGGAGCACCTGCTGCTGCACCCACGGCGTCAGGAAGACGTGCTTCGTCTGGGGGTGCTGCCCTGCCAAGGGCGCCGTCTGCTGCAAGGACGGCGCTACCTGCTGCCCCTCGGACTACCCCGTCTGCAACGACCAGAATCGCACTTGCTCCAAGGTACCAACAACAACTATCCAATCCGCAATCTCGATGGGTTGATTTCTGGGACTACTCCTAATTTGCATGCATGAATTCGTTGGTTTTGTGCTGATATTTTCGCATCGATGTTTTTGGTTTTGTTTGACAGAGCAAGAACAGCCCCTACACCGTGGAGGCGCTCATCCGTACTCCGGCCAAGCGAAGCAGGACAACGACGATTACAAAACTGGTCGATTTAGTGTTCTCCGGATCGGACATCTAGGCTCTCGGTCCTTTCTTAGGGTTTTTTTAGCACATAGATATTTTCTAGGTTACACTACAGTAGTATTCCATAGGACTATATGAAATTTATATCCACGGAAACATGTACATATGAAATACGAGA harbors:
- the LOC123411798 gene encoding cysteine protease 1-like — protein: MAGGSKAAAAVAMVLAFLLFAVASSAAAGAPDMSIVSYNSAHAVRGLERTEAEVRAMYDHWLARHGRSYNALGEYDRRFRAFWDNLRLVDAHNADADAHGFRLGMNRFADLTNDEFRAAYLGAIPSGQGRHTVGERYLHDGAETLPESVDWRAKGAVAPVKNQGQCGSCWAFSAVGAVEGINKIVTGDLVTLSEQELVECARNGQNSGCNGGMMEDAFDFIARNGGIDTEADYPYTAKDGRCDLAKRSRTVVSIDGFESVPENDELSLKKAVAHQPVSVGIEAGGPEFQLYESGVFIGRCGTELDHGVVAVGYGTDNGRDYWSVRNSWGAGWGEGGYIRMERNVTARTGKCGIAMMASYPVKNGPNPSPKPNPPKPKPVACDRHSKCPAGSTCCCTHGVRKTCFVWGCCPAKGAVCCKDGATCCPSDYPVCNDQNRTCSKSKNSPYTVEALIRTPAKRSRTTTITKLVDLVFSGSDI